The Apibacter raozihei DNA segment TTGTACCGTCTCCGGTTAAATTACCTTTAGAATCATAGGTATAATTTGAAGTACCATTTTCAGCGCTTATTTTTTCATATAATTTTCCATCTGCACCAAAATTGAGAGTATTGGTAATAGGATCGTTTCCGTTGTGGGATTTATGTTCGAGAATCGTACGGTCGTCTGTATATTCATAGGTATAGTTATAATAATCTGACGTACTATAATAAACTCCCGCAGACTTAATAGTTCCGTTGGTTTCATTGTAAGCTATGTCATACACATATATAGTAGAACCAAAAAGATATCGGTATTCAATAATTCTATCTTGATCATCGTATTTAAACGTAGTTGTATAGATGGTATAAGTATTGTTACCATTAATTACTTTTTCTGAAATTTCAACAGGAAGTAATTTTTTAGCTTTATCATACCCCTCATCCGTATAAGGATCAAGTTTCTCTTCACCACAAGATATCATTGAAATTAAAGAAAATATACCCAACGTCAAGAACAATAACTTTTTCATACCCATATTTTTTGCAAAGATATTATTTTTATAAATTGAATATTCAAATTGTGAGATAAAAATTAAGAGATTTACAAATTATGGCAGAACATAATGACTTCGGATACGAAGCAGAAACCGAAGCAGTCCGATATCTTAAGAGTAAAGGATATATTTTAATTGAAAGAAATTGGCGATTCAGAAAAGCTGAAATTGATATTATTATGATAGATAAAGAAGAATTGGTTGTTGTGGAAGTTAAGGCTAGAAACAGTAACTCTGTCATGGAGCCGGAGGATGCGGTGGATTATTCAAAAAAAAGGTTGATGATTTTAGCGGCGGATTACTACGTCGAAAACAATCAAATAGAGTATGACGTTCGATTTGATGTAGTTTCTATGTTAAAAATTGATAATTCATGGCAAATCAATCATATCACAGATGCCTTCGATGCAATATTATAGGTAAAAATCTTCTGTCAAAGTTTTGTATTCAGAAGTCCATATGCGCGGAGTTTCTTCAATATACAGACTTTCATTGGTACATGCAGCAGGAGTCAAAGAAAATTCAATAAACGAACGCTTTACTTTGCCGTTTTTTATTCCGTAGATGTGTACTACACGAATGGGCGAAAGCTGAGCCGATTCAGCAAGCTTAATTATTTCATTTTCCTGTTCGTATGGGAAAATTAGACCAGCAATGCCTTGTGAAGGAGTAAGCAATTTACTCATTTTAATAAGTAAAACTTTATAATCCATTTTTAGCTGATGCCTGGCAACAGGATATTTTTGATGTAATTGTTCTGAGACTTTAAAATAAGGAGGGTTACAAATAATGTAGTCAAAATATTCTTGATTAGATAAATCCTGTATTTTTTTATGTGATACCGAAAGATTGCTGAAAGGAGAATTTGAAAAATTTTCTTGAGCCAGCAGGTAAGATTCCATTTCTGAATCTATGGCAGATATACAAGCAGCTGGATTTCTTTGCGCACATATTAGAGCTAGTAAACCTGTACCAGTACCAATATCAAGAATTTTTTGTGCTTGAGAAATATTGGCAAGGCATCCGGCCAATACTCCGTCAGTACCTACTTTAAAAACCTCGTTGCTTTGTTTAATGTGAAATTTCTTGAACCTGAAAATATTATTCATTTTTAGGTATTTCAAATTTAAATATTGAACCACTACCTTCTTCTGATATAAATGTGATGGTTCCGTTGTATTCCTCAATAAGCTTTTTAGTTATTGCTAAACCTAAACCGCTACCACTCGTTTTTGTAGAGAATTGAGGGGTGAAAATTTTAGGCTGTACATCCTGAGGAATGCCACTTCCATTATCTATGATTGAAAAATATACCATTCGCGAATCCTGTCGTATTCTAACCAAAATTCGAGGTTCTTTATTTTCAGGAATTGATTGAAATGCGTTTTTAACCAGATTAGTTAAACAACGGTTAAGCAGATTAGGATCGAGTGTTAAAAATACAGGTTCCTCCGGACAATCAATAGTGATATACTGAGAAGGGAAAATTTCTAATGAATTTTTGGTTACCTCAACAATATTTAATTTTTGATCTTTCTTAACCGGCATTTTAGCAAAATCAGAAAATGCCTCGGCTATGGAAGATATCGTATCTATTTGTTGAATTAAGGAACGGGTAAGTGTATTTAATTTCTCGGTAACTTCCGGATCATCCGGATTAAAGCGTAACTGAAAACTTTGTATTTCCAGTTTCATGGGAGTTAACGGGTTTTTTATTTCATGGGCTACCTGTCTGGCCATTTCCTGCCATGCATTATCTTTTTCTGCTTTAACCAGAGCATCCGTTTGTTCTTTAAATTTAGTAAGCATAATATTATATGCTTTAATCAGAGGACTTATTTCGTCAATATAATTATATAAAATAGGGCGGTTAAATGATAAAGCATCAGTATCACTTAAGCGAAAAGCAACTTCTTTAATTTTTCTGGTTAAGCTTTGGGAAAAGAACCATGCGAAAATTCCACTGATAATTAAAACGATTAGCATTATAGCCAAGTACCGGTACAGTAAGCCAAAAAAGTCTTTCTTTATAAAGTAATCATCATATAAATAGGGAAAGTTAATTATGGTTATGGGTTGGTAGTCATTATTATAAATGTACCTGTAAACAGCAATGTAGTTACCTCCGGTTAAGGGCGATTTTTGAACAATTTCGATCCTATCATTATTAATATTAAGTCCTTTAAGAATTTCTTTAGGTACAAACTCAGTTTTAGCATTCGGTATTTTATTTCCCAATAAAAATTTGCCGTCCAATGAATAAAAATTAATATCCAGATTATTTATATCTGAAATTTCATAAATTTTATTCCCGATTTTTTCTTTAACTTCTTCAGGTTTGGTGTTTCTACTGGAAAGCAAATAATCAAAAGTTTCAATTATAAGTTGTTCTTTCCTCTCAAGTCGTCGTTGATTATAATTTTCAGCAATTTTAATATATTGATAAAAAGTAATGAGCCCCATAGCAAATATGGTACTCACTACAACTAATATCATTACTAAGAATATCCTTAGTGAGAGGGGGAATCTTTTATACATTTAGTATTTAATACACTGATTTATTTTGTTTTACTCTTCGGGTAACGCCTTCCATTTTTTTATAATTATGGTAAGCGGTAATAATAAAATGCATACAAATATAAGGTTAATACTGTTAAATAAAGTTGAAAAAATATCAGGAGAATCTCTTGATTCTATATACATATAGTGTAAGAGCATAAATACATATGGGAGCATCCATAAAATTAAGTGTATTAAAATAGTGGATTTGCCCTTAGGGCTTTTACAATAAATTTTACTTCCAACGTAGAAAATCATAATGAAAAAAATGACCACCCAATATATAATTGTCAAAAAGAAAAGTCCATTACCACTTCCGCCAATTATTACATGAATGGCTGAAACAATTCCGTAAATAAAAGCAAGTAATCCTATAACTACGAGTGCGATTAGCCAGGATTTACCACTGGTTATACGGAAAGAAAGTAGAAAAAGAGATAAGCTTAAAGCTATATAAAAAATTAGAAGTAATGAAGTATAAAAGGAATCGTTATCATAGTGTGCATTATATATTTTATTATAACCGGATGTAAGGTTGTAGTATTCAACATAATAATTAGAGGAATTATTATACGAGAAATTAATTTTATTCTTAAGTATGTAATTGGAGGGGGATATTTCGTAGGTTGGCGGATTATAAATTAGTTTCATCCAGCTGTCAACCGTTAAATTAGAAGTAAGTTTATATTTTTCCTGGAGCTTAAAATATTGATGTAATAAATTTCTTATGCTGTCTTGTTTTTCTTCTACGAGCCATCTTTTTACCTGTTGTATATCAGAACTTTCAGAGTAATCATCAAAATTTAATAGAGAAATACTAATGGAATTTGAAGTTTTATCGGTATTTGCAGAGTCAGGTACGATGGTTCGGTTGTAGTAATGAGTATCGGATTCGGGAATTAAAATATCAATTTTATTGAGAAATTTTTTTGTTTCTAAAACCTCTTCTTTAGTAGCATAGGATCT contains these protein-coding regions:
- a CDS encoding sensor histidine kinase, which encodes MILVVVSTIFAMGLITFYQYIKIAENYNQRRLERKEQLIIETFDYLLSSRNTKPEEVKEKIGNKIYEISDINNLDINFYSLDGKFLLGNKIPNAKTEFVPKEILKGLNINNDRIEIVQKSPLTGGNYIAVYRYIYNNDYQPITIINFPYLYDDYFIKKDFFGLLYRYLAIMLIVLIISGIFAWFFSQSLTRKIKEVAFRLSDTDALSFNRPILYNYIDEISPLIKAYNIMLTKFKEQTDALVKAEKDNAWQEMARQVAHEIKNPLTPMKLEIQSFQLRFNPDDPEVTEKLNTLTRSLIQQIDTISSIAEAFSDFAKMPVKKDQKLNIVEVTKNSLEIFPSQYITIDCPEEPVFLTLDPNLLNRCLTNLVKNAFQSIPENKEPRILVRIRQDSRMVYFSIIDNGSGIPQDVQPKIFTPQFSTKTSGSGLGLAITKKLIEEYNGTITFISEEGSGSIFKFEIPKNE
- a CDS encoding YraN family protein, which translates into the protein MAEHNDFGYEAETEAVRYLKSKGYILIERNWRFRKAEIDIIMIDKEELVVVEVKARNSNSVMEPEDAVDYSKKRLMILAADYYVENNQIEYDVRFDVVSMLKIDNSWQINHITDAFDAIL
- a CDS encoding tRNA1(Val) (adenine(37)-N6)-methyltransferase — translated: MNNIFRFKKFHIKQSNEVFKVGTDGVLAGCLANISQAQKILDIGTGTGLLALICAQRNPAACISAIDSEMESYLLAQENFSNSPFSNLSVSHKKIQDLSNQEYFDYIICNPPYFKVSEQLHQKYPVARHQLKMDYKVLLIKMSKLLTPSQGIAGLIFPYEQENEIIKLAESAQLSPIRVVHIYGIKNGKVKRSFIEFSLTPAACTNESLYIEETPRIWTSEYKTLTEDFYL